In Devosia chinhatensis, the following are encoded in one genomic region:
- a CDS encoding MHYT domain-containing protein: protein MLNGTHDNALVILSIIVATVASYTALDLAARTHAATNRTWSRVWLSAASIAMGGGIWSMHFVAMLAHTMPGMDASYDPGLTLLSFALAVGVTGLAFAIVSRSSAILPLLASGLLMGLGIVGMHYTGMAAMRMPVRISYDAAWVILSIATAIVAAIAALWLAFRMRSGRFRIGAAIIMGFAISGMHYSGMAAAQFISVPETDHIHHATDVGQTNLALIVSAITLFILFLAILASMFDRRFADLAEREAAALRRSEELFRTLYRRTPLPLHALDIDGRIQDVSDAWTDLLGYRREEVIGRPLVSFMSESSAARRLSTDWPELMATGGPIAREYEMRTQAGQILSVVSTSRVAPELDSQSYRVIGGLIDLTGRREAEKALVQAQKMEAIGQLTGGVAHDFNNLLAVILGNLELLRKHVPADERTERLVSNAHEAARRGASLTQRMLSFARKQDMRLEVVDTFALIEGMMDLLKGSIGPQTPLQAMARTDQPHALVDPHQLELAILNLVVNARDAMPGGGSISITVSRNEDLTLEGQGAKPFVVIDVTDTGTGMDEETMARAREPFFTTKGVGKGTGLGLSMVHGFAEQSGGQFVLSSRVGVGTSASIYLPASRPAVSEGPLAKPAALHDEGALRILAVDDDALVLMSTVDMLTELGHDVTSASNGKEALSLLESDAPFDILITDQAMPGMTGVELSRQALANVPELCVIIATGYGELSDSPERAALLTKPFDEARLSQAIAACRQADPAD from the coding sequence GTGCTCAACGGCACTCACGACAATGCGCTTGTCATTCTCTCGATCATTGTCGCGACCGTGGCCTCCTACACGGCCCTCGATCTGGCAGCGCGAACGCATGCCGCGACCAATCGCACTTGGTCACGCGTCTGGCTTTCGGCTGCTTCCATTGCCATGGGCGGTGGCATCTGGTCCATGCATTTCGTGGCCATGCTGGCCCACACCATGCCGGGTATGGACGCCTCGTACGATCCGGGACTGACGCTCTTGTCCTTTGCACTGGCCGTGGGCGTTACCGGGCTTGCCTTTGCCATTGTCAGCCGTTCCAGCGCCATCCTGCCCCTGCTTGCCAGTGGCCTTTTGATGGGCTTGGGGATCGTCGGGATGCACTATACCGGGATGGCCGCGATGCGCATGCCTGTGCGCATCAGCTATGATGCGGCTTGGGTCATCCTTTCCATTGCCACCGCCATTGTCGCCGCCATTGCAGCGCTCTGGCTGGCCTTTCGGATGAGGTCCGGACGCTTCAGGATCGGCGCGGCCATCATCATGGGCTTTGCTATTTCCGGCATGCATTACTCCGGCATGGCCGCGGCCCAATTCATATCTGTACCCGAGACCGACCATATCCATCATGCAACAGATGTGGGGCAGACCAATCTGGCGCTTATTGTTTCCGCCATCACGCTCTTCATCCTGTTCCTTGCCATCCTCGCCAGCATGTTCGACCGGCGCTTTGCCGATCTGGCCGAGCGAGAAGCGGCGGCCTTGCGTCGAAGCGAGGAATTGTTTCGGACACTCTATCGGCGGACACCCCTGCCCCTGCATGCGCTGGACATCGACGGCCGCATTCAGGACGTGAGTGACGCCTGGACAGATCTTCTGGGCTATCGCCGCGAGGAGGTCATCGGCCGCCCCTTGGTCAGTTTCATGTCCGAGAGTTCTGCGGCAAGACGATTGTCGACCGACTGGCCGGAACTGATGGCGACCGGAGGCCCTATCGCGCGCGAATACGAGATGCGCACGCAGGCCGGCCAAATCCTGTCGGTGGTCTCGACCTCCCGGGTTGCGCCCGAGCTCGACAGCCAGTCCTATCGTGTGATCGGCGGCCTTATCGATCTCACTGGCCGGAGGGAAGCTGAAAAGGCCTTGGTCCAGGCGCAGAAGATGGAGGCCATCGGCCAACTGACCGGCGGCGTGGCGCATGATTTCAACAATCTGCTCGCCGTCATTCTGGGCAATCTGGAACTGCTGCGCAAGCATGTGCCCGCGGACGAGCGCACCGAGCGACTGGTAAGCAACGCGCATGAAGCGGCGCGCCGAGGCGCTTCGCTGACGCAACGCATGTTGTCCTTCGCCCGCAAGCAAGACATGCGGCTGGAAGTTGTCGACACCTTCGCGCTTATCGAAGGCATGATGGACCTGCTCAAAGGCTCCATAGGGCCGCAGACGCCATTGCAAGCTATGGCCAGGACCGACCAACCCCACGCTCTGGTCGACCCGCACCAGCTGGAGCTGGCTATCCTCAACCTCGTCGTGAACGCGCGAGACGCCATGCCGGGCGGCGGGTCGATCAGCATTACCGTTTCCCGGAATGAGGATCTCACCTTGGAAGGCCAAGGGGCCAAGCCCTTCGTCGTTATCGATGTCACCGATACGGGCACTGGCATGGACGAGGAAACAATGGCGCGGGCCCGCGAACCCTTCTTTACGACCAAAGGCGTGGGCAAAGGCACCGGCCTCGGCCTCTCCATGGTCCATGGCTTTGCCGAACAATCGGGCGGGCAATTCGTCTTGTCCAGTCGGGTGGGTGTAGGAACGTCGGCGAGCATCTATCTGCCAGCGAGCCGCCCGGCCGTCTCAGAAGGTCCGTTGGCAAAACCTGCTGCCCTGCACGATGAGGGAGCGCTCCGGATCCTGGCAGTAGACGACGATGCACTGGTACTGATGAGCACCGTCGATATGCTCACCGAGTTGGGCCATGACGTTACTTCGGCAAGCAACGGCAAGGAGGCTCTTTCGCTTCTGGAAAGCGATGCACCATTCGATATCCTGATCACTGACCAGGCCATGCCGGGAATGACCGGCGTCGAGCTCAGCCGGCAAGCACTGGCGAATGTGCCTGAGCTTTGCGTGATCATCGCCACGGGATATGGAGAGCTTTCCGACAGCCCCGAACGCGCAGCCCTGTTGACCAAGCCCTTTGATGAAGCGCGCTTGTCTCAAGCCATAGCGGCGTGTCGACAAGCCGACCCGGCCGACTAG
- a CDS encoding DUF427 domain-containing protein, producing MSIPVPIKPLPGQESVWHYPRPPRLEAVELHIQIHFGGLCIVDTPRCHRVLETSHPPVYYIAPSFVRAGALRPAKGTSFCEWKGEADYFDVVAGDRTAARAAWCYAAPTPSFAAIAGFFAFYAAPMDRCSVGGERVTPQPGRFYGGWITSGIVGPFKGEPGSVGW from the coding sequence ATGAGCATCCCCGTGCCGATCAAGCCGCTGCCTGGGCAGGAAAGTGTCTGGCATTATCCGCGCCCGCCACGCCTGGAAGCGGTCGAACTGCACATACAAATCCATTTTGGCGGTCTTTGCATTGTCGACACACCCCGGTGCCACAGGGTGCTCGAAACCAGCCATCCTCCAGTCTATTACATCGCGCCGTCCTTTGTGCGGGCAGGTGCGCTTCGGCCTGCGAAGGGCACTAGTTTCTGCGAATGGAAGGGTGAGGCCGACTATTTCGATGTCGTGGCGGGCGACCGCACCGCCGCTCGCGCAGCCTGGTGCTATGCCGCGCCAACGCCTTCCTTTGCCGCCATCGCAGGCTTTTTCGCTTTTTACGCAGCGCCGATGGACCGGTGCAGCGTTGGGGGCGAGCGCGTTACGCCCCAGCCAGGACGCTTTTATGGTGGATGGATCACGTCCGGCATTGTGGGGCCATTCAAGGGCGAGCCCGGCTCAGTCGGCTGGTAA
- a CDS encoding DUF2256 domain-containing protein, translating into MPKRIEKRDLPTKICAKCGRPFTWRKKWARVWHEVRYCSDACRART; encoded by the coding sequence ATGCCCAAACGGATCGAGAAGCGCGATCTTCCTACAAAGATCTGTGCCAAGTGCGGTCGCCCGTTCACATGGCGCAAGAAGTGGGCGCGCGTCTGGCATGAGGTCCGATATTGCTCGGACGCCTGTCGGGCCAGAACGTAG
- a CDS encoding TerC family protein, whose product MELLTSAFLGQPIWMWLGFLGLVIALLAFDLGVLHRDGQEIEVRESLLLSGFYIALGLAFGGFVWWQLGAQSGVEYLTGFVVEKSLAMDNVFVIAMIFGYLAIPRQLQHRVLFWGILGVIVLRAIMIGFGATLVSEFGWVLYIFAAFLIFTGIRMLMVDHGDADLSKNPVLHFMKRRFRVTEGLHGNRFFVRQLDPKTGRIERYMTPLFLALVMIEIADVIFAVDSVPAIFAITTDPYIVYTSNIFAILGLRALYFALAAIIHRFAYLKQALAVLLVFIGSKIFVADLLGWEKFPAEWSLTITAVILSSGIAYSLWKTAKRA is encoded by the coding sequence ATGGAGCTTCTGACCAGCGCTTTCCTGGGCCAGCCCATCTGGATGTGGCTCGGCTTCCTCGGGCTTGTTATCGCTCTGCTGGCATTCGATCTGGGCGTGCTCCATCGGGATGGGCAAGAAATCGAAGTGCGGGAAAGCCTTCTCCTTTCAGGCTTTTATATCGCTCTCGGCCTGGCTTTTGGCGGCTTTGTGTGGTGGCAGCTCGGTGCCCAGTCAGGTGTCGAGTATCTGACTGGCTTCGTTGTCGAAAAAAGCCTGGCGATGGACAATGTCTTCGTCATTGCGATGATCTTCGGCTATCTCGCCATTCCTAGACAGCTACAGCATCGTGTCCTCTTCTGGGGGATACTTGGCGTTATCGTTCTGCGGGCGATCATGATCGGTTTCGGTGCAACTCTTGTTTCCGAATTCGGATGGGTTCTGTACATTTTTGCCGCCTTCCTGATCTTTACCGGCATTCGCATGCTCATGGTGGATCACGGCGATGCCGATCTGAGCAAAAACCCAGTGCTTCACTTCATGAAGCGCCGCTTTCGCGTTACCGAAGGTCTGCATGGCAACCGCTTTTTCGTACGTCAGCTAGATCCCAAAACGGGGCGCATCGAGCGTTACATGACGCCGCTATTTCTTGCGCTCGTTATGATTGAAATTGCTGACGTCATCTTTGCCGTGGACTCCGTACCTGCAATCTTCGCGATCACCACCGATCCCTATATCGTCTATACGTCCAACATTTTTGCGATCCTGGGGCTTCGAGCGCTCTATTTTGCACTGGCTGCCATCATTCATCGCTTCGCCTATCTCAAGCAGGCTTTGGCGGTTCTATTGGTGTTCATCGGCTCGAAGATCTTTGTGGCCGATCTGCTCGGCTGGGAAAAGTTTCCGGCCGAATGGTCGCTGACCATTACGGCGGTGATCCTTTCAAGCGGGATTGCCTATTCCCTGTGGAAGACCGCAAAACGAGCATGA
- a CDS encoding TerB family tellurite resistance protein, translated as MTEDRYLRHDALSAGTARRREDKSTIREVHQDAGSACHEDFFQALVAGVAVIAHVDGRLELAERRLLVQAFVKSAGPHGFSVTDLAQELADHSRTYDYDPSLAESRALAQLAALTLNVSERQAIRQICQDVIIADGVVHPVELGALYRVEKALGIGGGR; from the coding sequence ATGACAGAAGACCGATATTTGCGGCACGACGCCCTTTCGGCAGGCACCGCACGCCGACGCGAAGACAAATCAACCATCCGAGAAGTCCATCAGGATGCCGGGAGTGCATGTCACGAGGATTTCTTCCAGGCGCTCGTGGCCGGCGTGGCCGTGATCGCCCATGTCGATGGCCGGCTGGAATTGGCTGAAAGACGTCTCCTGGTCCAGGCGTTTGTCAAAAGCGCGGGGCCGCACGGCTTTTCGGTAACAGACCTCGCCCAGGAACTGGCCGACCACAGCCGAACCTATGACTACGACCCGTCTCTGGCCGAAAGTCGCGCGCTGGCTCAGCTTGCCGCCCTCACACTCAACGTGTCCGAGCGGCAGGCCATACGGCAGATCTGCCAGGATGTCATCATTGCAGACGGCGTCGTCCATCCCGTCGAGTTGGGCGCGCTTTACCGGGTTGAGAAAGCCCTGGGCATCGGAGGGGGACGATGA
- a CDS encoding LysR family transcriptional regulator → MTGFNFHHLRYFMAVAREGNLTKAAQGLAVSQSALSTQIQTLEARLGHSLFERVGRRLILTEAGRIALDHAEAIFALGDDLLSTLRAGAGRRQVLRVGALATLSRNFQIDFLRPCLGREDLEIVLTSGGLDELLGLLRRLDLDVILCNAAPGRGQAEGLVAHRLARQPISLFGAASLAGPFRTPREALAEHGVLLPTGQSTIRLEFDALCARLNIVPAVLAEIDDMAMLRLMAREGIGLAPLPPIVVRDELEAGTLREVVRLPGIEETFYALTYQRQFQSPVATELIEAASRWIA, encoded by the coding sequence ATGACTGGTTTCAACTTTCACCACCTGCGCTATTTCATGGCGGTCGCCCGAGAAGGCAATCTCACCAAGGCCGCGCAGGGGCTTGCCGTTTCGCAATCGGCGCTTTCAACCCAGATCCAGACACTTGAAGCCCGGCTCGGACATTCCCTGTTTGAGCGGGTAGGACGACGACTGATCTTGACGGAAGCCGGTCGCATTGCGCTGGATCATGCAGAAGCCATATTCGCGCTGGGCGATGATCTCCTATCGACGCTGCGTGCGGGCGCAGGTCGACGGCAGGTACTGCGCGTGGGTGCATTGGCCACCCTTTCCCGCAATTTCCAGATCGATTTTCTCAGGCCTTGCCTGGGAAGGGAGGATCTCGAAATCGTCTTGACATCGGGAGGGCTCGACGAGTTGCTCGGTTTGTTGCGACGGCTCGACCTCGACGTCATCCTCTGCAATGCGGCCCCTGGAAGGGGACAGGCCGAGGGCCTTGTGGCGCACCGCTTAGCGCGCCAGCCTATCAGCCTTTTTGGCGCCGCATCGCTGGCTGGCCCATTCCGCACGCCGCGCGAAGCGTTGGCTGAGCATGGCGTGCTTCTGCCAACCGGTCAGAGTACCATCCGGCTTGAATTCGATGCCTTATGCGCCCGCCTGAACATTGTCCCCGCCGTCTTGGCAGAAATCGACGACATGGCCATGTTGCGCCTTATGGCTCGCGAAGGGATCGGACTTGCCCCCTTGCCTCCAATTGTGGTTCGCGACGAGCTGGAAGCCGGCACACTTCGGGAGGTCGTCCGGCTGCCGGGCATCGAGGAGACATTTTATGCCCTCACCTACCAACGGCAATTCCAGAGCCCAGTGGCCACAGAGTTGATCGAGGCTGCTTCGCGCTGGATCGCATAA
- a CDS encoding sodium-dependent bicarbonate transport family permease: MQSLVSPAILFFALGLLASLLRSNLQIPEAISKAMAIYLMAAIGLKGGVQVAQSGLTIELILAGLAGLALSAFLPLPVYWATRRLGGLDRMDAGAVAAHYGSVSVVTFVTGTAALEAAGMQVAGFMVAVLALMEAPGILVGLWLARRSAGPRSTLLAPHLSHTFRDGSVILLIGGFVIGLAVGPVGFAPVQPVFEGAFGGILCLFLLDMGLLAARYMFRSGRLTPALVALAIGFALFNGSIGLLVGILIGLQPGSVIALAILAGSASYIAAPAAIRMALPEVDPGLPLTMSLAVTFPFNVLVAIPLTTTLAQSLG; this comes from the coding sequence ATGCAAAGTCTCGTTTCTCCCGCCATCCTGTTTTTCGCGCTTGGCCTGCTCGCATCGCTTCTGCGCAGCAATCTGCAAATTCCCGAAGCCATCAGCAAGGCGATGGCAATCTACCTTATGGCAGCCATTGGCCTCAAAGGCGGTGTGCAGGTTGCCCAAAGTGGACTGACGATAGAACTCATACTGGCCGGGCTTGCCGGTCTGGCCCTGAGTGCCTTCCTGCCTCTGCCGGTCTATTGGGCGACCCGACGACTTGGTGGTCTCGATCGAATGGATGCAGGCGCCGTAGCTGCGCATTATGGTTCGGTCTCGGTCGTGACTTTTGTCACGGGCACAGCTGCGCTCGAGGCCGCCGGCATGCAAGTCGCCGGCTTCATGGTTGCCGTTCTTGCCCTCATGGAAGCCCCAGGAATTTTGGTTGGGCTCTGGCTGGCACGCCGTTCTGCAGGCCCCCGATCCACGCTCTTGGCGCCGCACCTGTCACATACCTTCAGGGATGGCTCGGTCATTTTGCTGATTGGCGGTTTCGTTATCGGCCTGGCTGTGGGGCCAGTCGGCTTTGCACCGGTGCAACCGGTGTTTGAAGGCGCATTCGGCGGCATTCTCTGCCTGTTTCTGCTTGATATGGGCCTGCTCGCGGCGCGTTACATGTTCCGCAGTGGTCGGCTAACGCCTGCGCTCGTCGCCCTGGCGATCGGATTTGCGCTTTTTAACGGCAGCATCGGCTTGCTTGTCGGCATCCTCATCGGCCTGCAGCCCGGCTCGGTGATAGCACTCGCAATCCTTGCCGGCAGCGCCAGCTACATCGCGGCCCCCGCTGCCATCCGCATGGCCCTGCCAGAAGTCGACCCCGGACTGCCCCTCACCATGTCATTGGCCGTCACCTTTCCCTTCAACGTGCTCGTGGCGATACCCTTAACGACCACCCTTGCGCAAAGCCTTGGCTAG
- a CDS encoding LacI family DNA-binding transcriptional regulator produces the protein MVTITDVSRRAGVSRSTVSRVVAGNGYVSDANRKAIEAAIAELGYRPNSMAQALRSNRSNVIGAVVVDIGTPYFANIIYGVQRAIRPAGKSLMVSSGYADQDQEARAIIEMIDRSCDGIVLYLERPMREDAAEILRKAKIPVVSIGHDHCPASGGLVLLDNFEGARSAMRHLLALGHRKIVYLSGDPTIGDAIDRLSGVKAALAEYGMSIEDIEVQAGLFHENFGYQAGSEILRRRKDVTAVFAGADVIAAGLYLAVSEAGLRIPYDISVVGFDDSYHAKFMSPPLTTVRQEPDKLGEYAALHLLELMASSNATQLLSEVKTSLVLRSSAVEVQQAMEVA, from the coding sequence ATGGTTACCATTACCGACGTTTCCAGACGCGCGGGCGTATCGCGCTCCACCGTTTCGCGAGTAGTCGCGGGCAACGGTTATGTGTCGGATGCGAACCGCAAAGCCATTGAGGCAGCGATTGCCGAACTCGGCTATCGTCCCAATTCAATGGCCCAGGCGCTCCGCTCGAACCGCTCCAATGTCATCGGTGCGGTCGTCGTCGATATCGGCACGCCCTATTTCGCGAACATAATATACGGCGTGCAGCGCGCCATTCGCCCGGCGGGCAAATCGCTGATGGTCTCGTCCGGCTATGCCGATCAGGATCAGGAAGCGCGCGCCATCATAGAAATGATAGACCGGTCCTGCGATGGCATCGTGCTCTATCTCGAGCGTCCCATGCGCGAAGACGCTGCCGAAATTCTGCGAAAAGCCAAAATTCCCGTCGTCTCGATTGGGCATGATCATTGTCCGGCTTCGGGCGGTTTGGTCCTGCTCGATAATTTCGAGGGCGCTCGCAGCGCCATGCGACACCTTCTTGCGCTCGGCCATCGCAAGATCGTCTACCTCTCCGGCGATCCGACCATCGGCGATGCGATCGATCGGCTGAGCGGGGTCAAGGCGGCCTTGGCCGAATACGGGATGTCGATCGAGGATATCGAGGTGCAGGCGGGGCTCTTCCACGAGAACTTCGGCTATCAGGCCGGCTCGGAAATCCTGCGCCGCCGAAAGGACGTGACAGCGGTTTTTGCAGGGGCGGACGTGATCGCCGCAGGTCTTTACCTTGCGGTCAGCGAAGCTGGGCTTCGTATCCCCTATGACATTTCGGTCGTCGGTTTTGACGATTCCTATCATGCCAAGTTCATGTCGCCACCCCTGACGACGGTTCGTCAGGAACCCGACAAGCTCGGCGAGTACGCGGCCCTGCACCTTTTGGAGCTGATGGCGTCATCCAATGCCACTCAATTGCTTTCTGAGGTCAAGACTAGCCTTGTCCTGCGATCCAGTGCTGTCGAAGTGCAGCAGGCCATGGAGGTGGCCTAG
- a CDS encoding ABC transporter substrate-binding protein → MKSIKQLALMTAGLATLALSMPAMAQDNRVVLTLHPIDSDALIENFNPNNPTGPQQFVRDFAYEPLWIDNIWNPDNDFPALATAYEIADDLMSITYNLREGVKWSDGEDFNADDVIFTFEYAKANQDYPMGIDVYVEDTDTGSVVSAEKIDDYTVKFNLKEPDALARFALGGIYPLPEHIWADIEDPKNYANAKPVGTGPWTEVQNFSRSSVELCRNETSRYNEENAIDCLRFLQLNGNEQIIAAMSAGEVDWLGTGLTDPEITFTPQSEFNNYWLPPGGDVNLQINTTKAPFNDLEFRKALSVAIDRDTIVEISTFGLTTHTRFPIGTGEAYATWINDEALEPYAWLMAYDPDKAMELLDAAGFVDADNDGWRNNPDGTPISFEINIPNGWTDWINSGQTISENLQDVGLNAVVRTMDQGAWNDKARTGDFDSYIMWTNGGPTPYNTYNPMFNPRNMEQGRVDYQAMHQMRLPEVEDALAAFRSTADRDAQMEQMTNIHLAVAENLPVIGLFANPTWYEYSTRNFEGWVTEENPYVRPVVFEGTRERVIHALSLKPISR, encoded by the coding sequence ATGAAATCGATAAAGCAGCTGGCGCTGATGACCGCTGGCCTGGCGACACTTGCCCTGTCCATGCCTGCCATGGCCCAAGACAATCGCGTGGTGCTGACCCTGCATCCGATCGACAGCGACGCATTGATCGAGAATTTCAATCCGAACAATCCCACAGGCCCTCAGCAATTCGTCCGTGACTTCGCCTATGAACCGTTGTGGATCGACAATATCTGGAACCCCGATAACGATTTTCCGGCCCTGGCCACCGCGTACGAGATCGCCGATGATCTGATGTCGATTACCTATAACCTGCGTGAGGGGGTCAAATGGAGCGACGGCGAGGATTTCAACGCTGACGACGTCATTTTTACGTTCGAATACGCCAAGGCCAATCAAGACTATCCCATGGGCATCGACGTCTATGTGGAAGATACCGATACCGGTTCTGTTGTAAGCGCGGAAAAGATTGACGACTATACCGTCAAGTTCAATCTTAAGGAGCCCGACGCGCTGGCCCGGTTCGCTCTGGGTGGCATCTACCCCTTGCCCGAACATATCTGGGCCGACATCGAAGATCCCAAGAACTACGCCAATGCCAAACCGGTCGGGACGGGTCCTTGGACCGAGGTGCAGAATTTCTCCCGGTCTTCGGTCGAGCTCTGCCGCAACGAAACCAGCCGCTATAACGAAGAGAACGCCATCGACTGCCTGCGCTTTCTGCAGCTCAATGGCAACGAGCAGATCATAGCAGCGATGTCGGCCGGCGAGGTGGATTGGCTTGGCACCGGCCTGACCGATCCAGAAATCACCTTCACACCGCAAAGCGAGTTCAATAATTACTGGCTGCCGCCTGGCGGCGATGTGAATCTGCAGATCAACACGACCAAGGCGCCATTCAACGACCTGGAATTCCGCAAGGCGCTGTCGGTCGCCATCGACCGGGACACCATCGTTGAAATTTCGACATTTGGCCTGACCACCCACACTCGCTTCCCCATCGGCACCGGCGAAGCCTACGCCACCTGGATCAACGACGAAGCGCTTGAACCCTATGCCTGGCTGATGGCCTACGATCCTGACAAGGCGATGGAACTGCTCGATGCAGCAGGCTTCGTCGACGCCGACAATGACGGCTGGCGCAACAACCCGGACGGCACGCCGATTTCTTTTGAAATCAACATCCCGAACGGCTGGACCGACTGGATCAATTCAGGCCAGACCATTTCGGAAAACCTGCAGGATGTCGGCCTCAATGCCGTAGTCCGCACCATGGACCAGGGGGCCTGGAACGATAAGGCCCGGACCGGGGATTTCGACAGCTACATCATGTGGACCAATGGCGGACCGACGCCGTACAACACGTACAATCCCATGTTCAATCCACGCAACATGGAGCAGGGCAGGGTTGATTATCAGGCTATGCACCAGATGCGACTGCCGGAAGTCGAGGACGCGCTGGCTGCCTTCCGCAGCACGGCGGATCGCGATGCCCAAATGGAGCAGATGACCAACATCCACCTCGCAGTGGCAGAGAACCTGCCCGTCATCGGCCTCTTTGCCAATCCCACCTGGTATGAGTACTCGACCCGCAATTTCGAAGGCTGGGTGACCGAGGAAAATCCCTATGTGCGTCCAGTCGTCTTCGAAGGCACACGTGAACGCGTGATCCACGCTCTCTCGCTGAAGCCAATCAGTCGATAG
- a CDS encoding ABC transporter permease, which produces MLYILRRVAFYLAAFFVAVTLNFFIPRIMPGDPSARIIASFQGRLNEAQVEAIRASYGTTGSLWEQYIGYVGQVLRMDFGISTVQFPEPTSSLLFYGATWTLVLVGIAITFAFLIGTMMGIHAAWNRGGFFDSVFTPINVMLNAFTPAVVALLLFYAFSLQLQWFPLGRAHATGLSPSWDPQFIGNVLYHATLPVLSILIVSFGGWHLGMRNVMINLLNEDFVILARAKGLSDRRVRYRYVARNAILPQITSLALSVGFLLGGALVTEQVFNYPGLGKFTVTAIESRDYSFIQAQLLLLTMSVLVANFLSDIANVILDPRLRKG; this is translated from the coding sequence ATGCTTTATATATTGCGGCGTGTCGCCTTTTATCTGGCCGCCTTCTTTGTGGCGGTAACGCTCAATTTCTTTATCCCGCGCATCATGCCGGGCGATCCGTCTGCGCGCATCATCGCGTCATTCCAGGGTCGTCTCAACGAAGCCCAGGTAGAGGCAATCAGAGCATCCTACGGCACCACTGGCTCTCTGTGGGAGCAATATATCGGCTATGTGGGGCAGGTGTTGCGCATGGACTTCGGCATATCGACTGTCCAATTCCCGGAGCCGACCTCATCCCTTCTGTTTTATGGAGCAACCTGGACCCTGGTGCTCGTCGGCATCGCCATCACCTTCGCTTTCCTGATCGGCACCATGATGGGCATCCACGCCGCCTGGAACCGCGGCGGGTTCTTCGACAGCGTGTTCACGCCGATCAACGTCATGTTGAACGCGTTTACCCCCGCCGTCGTCGCTTTGCTTCTGTTCTATGCATTTTCGCTTCAGCTTCAGTGGTTTCCCTTGGGACGAGCGCACGCGACAGGGCTGTCTCCAAGCTGGGACCCTCAATTTATTGGCAACGTGCTCTATCACGCCACGCTGCCAGTTCTCTCCATTCTCATCGTCAGTTTTGGCGGATGGCACTTGGGCATGCGCAATGTGATGATCAATCTTCTCAACGAGGATTTCGTCATCCTTGCGCGCGCCAAGGGGCTCAGCGACCGGCGGGTGCGCTATCGCTACGTGGCCCGTAACGCCATCCTGCCGCAGATTACGTCGCTGGCTCTGTCGGTCGGCTTCCTGCTGGGCGGGGCGCTCGTGACCGAACAGGTTTTCAATTATCCGGGCCTGGGCAAGTTTACGGTCACCGCCATCGAAAGTCGCGACTATTCATTCATCCAGGCACAGCTCCTCCTGCTCACCATGTCGGTGCTGGTCGCCAATTTCCTGTCCGACATTGCCAATGTCATTCTCGACCCCCGTTTGAGAAAGGGCTGA